In Salinisphaera sp. LB1, one genomic interval encodes:
- a CDS encoding phage head closure protein, whose product MRPGELRHKVTIQTKSESTDSYGQPIVDWQDRITVYASIKPAKGSIGVQGEQQFGKRSVIIVMRYRDLSYDERIYHSASNRYYKIESIEVPNIPSMMTIQAEEITNG is encoded by the coding sequence ATGCGTCCGGGTGAGCTACGACACAAGGTCACGATCCAGACCAAATCCGAATCGACCGATTCATACGGTCAACCAATTGTCGATTGGCAAGATCGAATCACGGTCTATGCATCCATCAAGCCCGCAAAGGGTTCAATTGGTGTTCAGGGTGAACAGCAATTCGGCAAACGATCAGTGATCATCGTAATGCGTTATCGCGATTTGTCATATGACGAACGCATTTATCACAGCGCATCAAATCGTTACTACAAAATCGAATCAATTGAAGTTCCGAACATTCCATCAATGATGACGATTCAAGCCGAGGAAATCACTAATGGCTAG
- a CDS encoding phage portal protein, with product MTLLRPLPAERWANHQIAIQSGAMTPNEVRHLENLPRVEGMGDELLANASLKPIRIIEKGDQQAKAE from the coding sequence TTGACACTGTTGCGCCCGCTTCCCGCCGAACGTTGGGCGAATCATCAAATCGCAATCCAAAGCGGTGCCATGACACCAAACGAAGTGCGACACCTAGAGAATCTACCGCGTGTTGAAGGCATGGGCGACGAATTACTAGCGAACGCGAGCTTGAAACCAATTCGCATCATTGAAAAAGGGGATCAGCAGGCGAAGGCTGAATAA
- a CDS encoding head-tail connector protein: MQETFVKQEPHDEPIAVDDAKKWLRLDADIAVDDEALISTLISAARKYCEAYCDRAFAQQTWVTTFDCFIDGVLLPGGEINTVDSFAYTDEDGETQDVPEDVYSVSRKGRLRLNPGKQWPRYLAAPNGIEIQYEVGPMKAPVDVVQAMRLLLASFYENRSQVITGVSVAEIPFGVRAILNRHRVLGV; this comes from the coding sequence ATGCAAGAAACTTTCGTAAAGCAAGAGCCGCACGACGAGCCAATCGCGGTTGATGATGCCAAGAAATGGTTACGTCTTGATGCCGATATCGCTGTTGACGATGAAGCATTAATCAGCACCTTGATATCAGCCGCACGAAAGTATTGCGAAGCATATTGCGATCGTGCTTTTGCTCAACAGACATGGGTCACGACCTTTGATTGTTTTATCGACGGTGTTTTGTTGCCCGGTGGTGAAATCAACACGGTTGATTCATTCGCATACACCGATGAAGACGGTGAAACACAAGACGTACCCGAAGACGTTTATTCAGTCAGCCGCAAAGGTCGGTTGAGACTCAATCCCGGCAAACAATGGCCTCGCTATCTCGCCGCACCAAACGGTATCGAAATTCAATATGAAGTCGGGCCTATGAAAGCGCCTGTCGATGTTGTGCAGGCGATGCGACTGCTACTAGCCAGCTTCTATGAAAACCGCTCACAGGTCATAACTGGCGTATCTGTTGCCGAAATTCCATTCGGTGTTCGAGCAATCCTAAACCGTCATCGCGTATTGGGAGTTTAA
- a CDS encoding phage tail tube protein — translation MTQAIRTQGIILEISDASGTGTYSKVAEVTGFDGPNGSTNVIDATSLDSQFAEKIGGLRDSGQVSVDLNFVPGDTSQQAVRDAYGDAEKRDFRITLTDVDQTTIEFSALVTEFSISASADDKVTASTTLEITGGLTWGNASAG, via the coding sequence ATGACACAAGCAATTCGCACACAGGGAATCATCCTAGAGATTTCCGACGCGTCAGGTACGGGCACGTATTCGAAAGTCGCAGAAGTAACAGGATTCGACGGCCCAAACGGTTCGACCAACGTTATCGACGCCACATCGCTAGATTCGCAGTTCGCCGAAAAGATCGGCGGTCTTCGCGATTCGGGACAAGTCTCTGTCGATTTGAACTTTGTTCCGGGGGACACCAGTCAACAGGCGGTTCGTGATGCATACGGCGACGCTGAAAAGCGAGATTTCCGTATCACTTTGACAGACGTTGATCAAACCACGATCGAATTTAGCGCCCTTGTTACTGAGTTTTCGATTAGTGCCAGTGCTGACGACAAAGTAACAGCCTCCACTACGCTCGAAATCACGGGTGGTTTGACATGGGGCAACGCTAGCGCGGGCTAA
- a CDS encoding DUF3168 domain-containing protein codes for MNAFEATYSILSNDAELSYAVKAIRPIVLNQDDQFPAIVYQCISENPTISLDGDSGNLDSVRMQVDSWAFSMKEAQDVADLVRDAMNASVDYGIRFDGSSYTYEQDTKRFGVQSDYLLWVRPKNTK; via the coding sequence ATGAATGCGTTCGAAGCTACATATTCGATATTAAGCAATGACGCCGAATTGTCATATGCGGTTAAAGCGATTCGCCCGATTGTTTTGAATCAAGATGATCAGTTCCCCGCGATCGTCTATCAGTGCATTTCCGAGAATCCAACAATCAGCCTAGATGGTGATAGCGGTAATCTCGATTCAGTGCGAATGCAGGTCGATTCATGGGCCTTTTCGATGAAAGAAGCTCAAGACGTGGCCGATCTTGTTCGCGATGCCATGAATGCGAGTGTTGATTATGGAATCCGTTTTGATGGATCAAGTTACACGTACGAACAAGATACAAAAAGATTCGGTGTTCAATCGGATTATCTCTTATGGGTAAGACCTAAAAACACTAAATAA
- a CDS encoding phage major capsid protein yields MSDLDTAVKALDEKLGEGFKKYEAEVKEAGKASEKTAADVKAMAEDFEQYKSEAEARIKELEQGAADGYKSGEQASKSWGEEFTKSEDFQAFASKQRQNATVEVKNTILNGSVSAGSENGIVVTDNRGIIGNPLASLTLLNVVPTGATSGNNVEYSREKVYTNNAAEVAEGSASPESDIEVETVNDPVRDVSHFVTISRNSLDDVPAMQTFVNSRLLNGVRSRLQKQIIIGDGTGQNLSGVSVTGRHTDFTPASGDTSIDNIRKAKAVVQSADYDPTFIVMNPVDFADLELSKTSTKSYVAGSSITYVQTGLGNVPTLWGMPVVQSNAMAQGKFMVADSQTMMLMMRQQAQVEAFEQHGTNAASGLIMVRATVRAAFTVPLPNGIVYGDLVYSGT; encoded by the coding sequence ATGTCCGATTTGGATACAGCCGTTAAGGCACTAGACGAAAAACTAGGTGAAGGCTTCAAGAAATACGAAGCCGAAGTTAAAGAAGCGGGTAAGGCCAGCGAAAAGACTGCCGCCGATGTCAAGGCGATGGCCGAAGATTTCGAGCAGTATAAGAGCGAAGCCGAGGCCCGGATTAAAGAGCTTGAGCAGGGCGCGGCCGATGGCTACAAGTCTGGCGAGCAGGCTTCTAAATCTTGGGGTGAAGAATTCACCAAATCCGAGGATTTCCAAGCGTTTGCCAGCAAACAGCGTCAGAACGCGACCGTAGAAGTCAAGAACACCATTCTCAATGGTTCGGTTTCTGCCGGTAGCGAAAACGGCATCGTCGTCACTGACAATCGCGGCATCATCGGCAATCCGCTAGCGTCGCTAACACTATTGAACGTGGTTCCGACTGGCGCGACCAGCGGGAACAACGTCGAGTACAGCCGCGAGAAGGTTTACACCAACAACGCGGCCGAAGTTGCGGAAGGTTCGGCTAGCCCAGAGTCCGATATCGAAGTCGAAACCGTGAACGATCCTGTTCGCGACGTTTCGCATTTCGTGACCATCAGCCGGAACAGCCTAGACGACGTGCCTGCAATGCAGACATTCGTTAACTCCCGGCTGTTGAACGGTGTGCGCTCACGCCTACAGAAACAGATCATCATCGGTGATGGCACAGGTCAGAACCTAAGCGGTGTCTCTGTCACTGGTCGCCATACCGACTTCACGCCAGCGTCGGGCGATACGTCCATCGACAACATTCGGAAGGCCAAGGCGGTTGTGCAGTCTGCCGACTACGATCCGACCTTCATCGTGATGAATCCGGTTGATTTCGCCGATCTTGAGCTAAGCAAGACGAGCACTAAGAGCTACGTTGCCGGTAGCTCGATCACATACGTTCAGACTGGTCTAGGCAACGTGCCGACTCTATGGGGCATGCCCGTTGTGCAGAGCAACGCCATGGCTCAGGGCAAATTCATGGTTGCGGACAGTCAAACCATGATGCTCATGATGCGCCAACAGGCTCAGGTCGAGGCTTTCGAACAGCACGGCACCAATGCCGCGAGCGGCTTGATCATGGTTCGTGCCACGGTTCGTGCAGCCTTCACCGTGCCTCTACCTAACGGCATCGTCTACGGCGATCTAGTGTACTCAGGCACCTAA
- a CDS encoding HK97 family phage prohead protease gives MKTKTLEIQDAQIKATDPNSYQFEGYASVFGDVDSYGDSIVQGAYAKTLVNRKRPVQMYKNHSNAIIIGKWLDLHEDQHGLYVKGELTPGHSLAEDVYASLKHGAVTGLSIGYRVVDSEPQNGITFLKEIDLIEVSVVNTPADLNAQISSVKEFNEALAEIEDIRALEKFFRDEFDLSQTKSKALITCIKGAMHERDVHSVEEDQRDVGSSTKASIESQLYEAIKNLKV, from the coding sequence ATGAAGACTAAGACACTCGAAATCCAAGACGCCCAGATCAAGGCGACCGATCCGAATTCATACCAATTCGAAGGCTACGCATCGGTGTTTGGTGATGTTGATTCATACGGCGATTCGATTGTGCAAGGCGCGTATGCCAAGACGCTAGTAAATCGAAAGCGCCCGGTTCAAATGTATAAGAACCATTCGAATGCAATCATCATCGGAAAATGGCTTGATTTGCATGAAGATCAACATGGTTTGTATGTCAAGGGCGAACTAACGCCCGGTCACAGTCTGGCCGAAGACGTATACGCGTCCCTTAAACATGGCGCTGTGACTGGCCTATCGATTGGTTATCGCGTGGTTGATTCAGAACCACAGAATGGAATCACCTTTCTCAAGGAAATCGATCTTATTGAAGTGTCGGTTGTAAACACCCCAGCCGATCTAAACGCACAAATTTCGAGCGTCAAAGAGTTCAACGAAGCGCTTGCGGAAATCGAAGACATCCGCGCGCTTGAAAAGTTTTTTCGTGACGAATTCGATTTGTCACAAACCAAATCTAAAGCCCTGATTACTTGCATCAAGGGCGCGATGCATGAACGAGATGTTCATTCAGTCGAAGAAGATCAACGAGACGTTGGTTCATCAACCAAAGCAAGTATTGAGAGTCAGTTGTATGAGGCGATCAAAAATTTGAAAGTCTAA
- a CDS encoding HK97-gp10 family putative phage morphogenesis protein, with product MASQVLGIKNLQKNLKQLAKDVKEKDLNYATRKAANPIRDKARENAPVESGRLREDIVTRKTTKYSEYDSEYTVGIRNRKRGRKGDPNRIPPAVYGPFVEFGTSKQPAQPFIRPAYDSEGPKTLQRFNDVLSKRIRLRVKQGKIKV from the coding sequence ATGGCTAGTCAAGTGCTCGGAATCAAAAATTTGCAAAAGAATCTGAAGCAACTTGCGAAAGACGTAAAAGAAAAAGATTTGAACTATGCGACTCGTAAGGCGGCGAATCCAATTCGAGATAAGGCCAGAGAAAACGCGCCTGTTGAGTCAGGGCGGTTGCGAGAAGACATCGTAACGAGAAAGACGACCAAGTATTCCGAATACGACTCTGAGTACACCGTTGGGATTCGCAATCGAAAACGTGGAAGGAAAGGCGATCCAAATAGAATCCCGCCCGCAGTTTATGGGCCGTTCGTTGAGTTCGGCACATCAAAACAACCCGCCCAGCCTTTCATTCGCCCAGCCTACGACAGTGAAGGGCCAAAGACACTACAACGCTTCAATGATGTTTTGTCGAAACGCATTCGCCTTCGCGTGAAGCAAGGAAAGATCAAAGTATGA